Part of the Sporomusa termitida genome, TGCTTTTTTTCGAACGAAATCAAAAGCAAGGTCACATTCAGGGAAAAGTCTAATTATTCCAGCAGGTATAATGTGTTCTCTAGTAACTTTTGTATCATTATTACAGTATGCACAAATCATTTGAAAGTCCCTCCAACCCAACATCCAGTGACGTCCATTGTAAGTAACGGAAAAGCTTTACTGTTAATTCTCAATAAATGTTGTAACCCATTCAATTATACTGTCTGGCAAGTCATGAATGTCCATTATGTCTTCCCTATTATATATCGCTCGTTGAATGTTGTTCTGTTGCCCAGCCTTGATATCACCACCAGAAATATGCTTAGAAATTTCATTAGTATTGAGGAAATACGCATACCCATCCTCATGAGCCAGCACCCATTTAAGATACTTGCAGAAGTATAGCGGTTTCTTCTGCAGGATTTCTGGCTGAAAAACCATCTCCAATACCATCTCCGATACCTACCCTATTTTTTGACCTAGTGAAATATTTTAGCTCTAAAAACAGAGCTATTGGAGCTTCTGTGTTTTCAATACATAGGATAACGTCTGCAACATTTTTGCTTTCCAAAACTATTAATGATAAGCCTCTGCCTTTTACTAATCCATCAATATTCGTTATGAGCCAACCTCTAAAATCCTCTTCATTAATAAACATAACTTCTCCTATCCATTTATCTGCTAACATCCCCAAATTTTCCCCAAGGACTTAAATTCTTACCTTTTAGTGCATCCTCAAACATATTCAAAATCTTTATTTGCTCCTCGTTAATAACATCTCGGTTAATTTTTTCCACGCGTTTACAAAACAAATCAAAATTTCCATTAAGAAGCCTTTTGATATCAGCTAAATCATAATATACAATTTCTGTATATCCATAGTTTGAGCCTGCTTGTGTTCGTCCAGTATTTATATATAATCCAATAAAATTTATAAGGAAACTATCTTCTACTATTTTCTCTTCAAGATATTGGTTTACTTCCTCTTTTCTTCCCCAAACATTAGCCCATGTTTTCCAAACGTGCAGTAACATTCTCAATTGTCTATGTTCTTCTAGCCTTCGGGATGTTGACCACTCCCGAATTTTTGATAAACCTTTTTGTTCTAGCAAATCTAAGTCTTGAGTTGAAAAAGTCCGATATTCCTCTGGTTCTGGGTTTTTCTTCAACCCATATCTTCCATGCTCTTGGTCATATAGATAGATATCATAAATAAGGGGATATAAGCTATTATTCACTTTATCCGAAATACTTAAGAATAATTGTCCTCTATCTAGTTGATTAGAAAATCTTTTACATAACTGATAAGTAATTCTTGCAATTTTTAATTCCGTAACTATTAAATCTGAACTATAACTATTAGGGAACTTATCTCCTTCATCTAGCAGAACAGTTAAAACAGTATTTATAGTAGAAGTAGGTACTTTATTCTCTAAAGAGGTATAATTTTGAAACACCTCTAAAAATCGAAGTATTCTTCCATCTTCAATTAAATCGTTTATATATTTTCTAAATAAAATTTCATCATGTAAGGCTTGTAATATACTATCAATTTCAAAAGGAGATATATCATCCTTAGAGATATCTAACTGGAAATATAATTGAAATCTTTCAGGGTGACAAATACGGTTTTCCGTAAACCATTCATTTAATGAACCAATTCCATAAAAATTATTATCATAAACACTTTCAAGTTTAGGAAATAATCTTTTTAATAAAGCTAATATGTTATATTTTGATTGCTTTACCGCATCATCAATAATAGTACGTATTCTCCGTTGTTCTTCTTCTTTATGTTGCAAATCTTCTTTCGCTATACCTGCTAGTAAGTTTATATTATCCCGAATAATACAGTATGTGGTGTAGTCAAAGACCTTTATTGCAATAATAGCCAGTAAATCAATAGTATTAACTTGATTTTTCGTCAAGCTGAACTGAAATCGTAGAGAATTCATATATCTATTTACATCTCGAATATTAAAAAAGAAATCTTTAAAGCCATCATACCAAATATTCATCCACCGCATTTGGTCAATTGTAGAATTAGCAAATATTCCATTAAGATTATCATTCAGTTTAAAATAAACATTTTCTAATTTGACTGCTGGAATATCTAAATCCACTTGTATGATTTTTTCTAAATACTTTTCACCATCTATTTGCTGACCAGTTCCCTGCTCCGAGCATAAACTGTTTATAACCACTTTTTTATCAAAAGATAATACATATATAGTATTGGTGAAATTTGCTATTGATTTTACTAACTGAAAGACTTGACGTACTTCAATATTTGTTAAACGGTCTATATCATCAACTATTACAATTATCTTCCCTGAATATTCACCTATAGCTTTATCAAGCTGACTTCTTGTTTCCTTCAAGCTGTTTACATGATTGTTTGCAATTAATCCTCCTAGGTTTTTTATGAACTTTGAAAAATCTACAACGGGTGTAGTTAAAGCTGTTGATGTTAATACTTGCCCTAATAAAGTTGAGTAAGCATCCAATTTATCACTAATATTTTTTGAACCTAGATATGTATTTGAACTCTTAATAGCGTCTGATAAAATTTTAAAGAATTGCTCTATCAACTGGTTTGGGTCTGAAAAATTCCATGGATTAAATTCAACTACACAAGGTTTGATAAGTTTATCTTTATAATAGTTATTTATATATTCTACAGACATATTTACAACTGACGATTTCCCAGAACCCCATTCCCCAGTTATCCCAATGGCAAGGCTATTACTATCTGTATAACCAATAATTGCCTTAGCTATTGCTTCTGAGAACTCCTTTCTGTCAAGTTCATCTTCACTTGTCGATTTTATTGGAACATCTGTTTTAAACATCTCTAACGAAGTACTACTATTCGTGTATAGGTCTTTCAATTTATTGAAATAGGCTACTTTCATTTTGGCTATTATCCAACGAAGAAAAAACAAAATACTAAAGAATAAAATGGCTAAAATTAACTGATTTAATTTGAATCCAACGTAGCCACCTGAAAAATAAGCAATAGCCGAATATACTAGAAACCCAATTGGGATGAGTAATATAAAATAATCAATCAGAACAAAAGGCTTAATTGAAAGTAATCTAAATAATAAAAGAACAACTCCGACTAATCCTATTGCCCATACAAATACAATAGGATTAGTCATTAGCTCTGATAACTTTGGTATCTGCTCTGAAGATAATATAACTCGCCTATCGATATAAGCAAAAGCAATTACAACGATAATTCCTATTCCCCAGATTAATTGATACACATTCAGATATTTATATAAAGCGGATAGATTTCTGCAAAGTTGAATAAATTTTAACTCAAACCATTTTTTCATAATATCACCCCTTTTAGAAAAGCGTCCTTATAAACAACAAAACGGAACTATATGTACCGTTTTTGTATTTTACCTAATACTAGTCGTTTTAGCTGAATTTTAATCATATTTCTAACTGTTTATCATCATTACTGTTCTGAACTATTGTAATAGGTAAGCTATATGTTTGTGGCTCGGAATATTCTTCACATATTATAGTTACTTGTACCTCAAATTTTCCAGGTTGAAATGGAATTAACACGAATTCCCCAATTGTTCGTGTTTTTGTATGCATAAGTGTATCTAGTTGTATCGAGACTTTATTTTGTTGAATATCTATGGAATAATCTCTATTAATATTCATAGCTAATAATTTATTTGACGTGTTAGACAAATTATAACTTGGCAAGGTTATATTGCTATGTTGTTGCAACATTAACCAAGAAGGTCCAGAAAGTCTTTTCTCGCGTTCTTTTTTATATTTCCGCTCACCTTTTTCTATAGGATTTTCAGGCATAATATTCTCGGGAAATTCCCAGTCTTCAACATCTTCTTTCTCAGCCACAATTACACCTTGAGGTAAGATTATGTCTACAAATATTTCATTCGCTTTACTTTTCCCATGGTTTGAAATCGCAATAGAAAAATATGTCGGATTATTTTTGGCTATATAATATTCCGTTATTTTCTGATTATAACTATCTATTTCTTCTTGAGATGGAAATTCTGCATTATTGTATTTATCAATATCCTCTTGAGCAACGTATTTAGTAAGATGGCTGGGAACATCGTCCATGTTTAATGGTTTAGGGTACTCTACCAGTGGCAACTGCAAGTTTTTACAAATGACATTAGTCAAATCATCCTTCGTAAAGCAAACATCAATTTCAGGTGCTTTTTCTCCCACTTGTTTTTTCAACTCATCTAAGGCTTCACGCAAATCTCTGTTTTCTTTACTTAAAGCAGTTAATTCATTTGTCATTTCTGGCGAAATAGCTTTATCGGCTCTAACCCATCCAATACCTGGTTTTTTCCCAAATGTTTTTGTTAAAGCAACTGCAACTTTTCCACCTAAATCATCTATATTCTTCCATGTATCACGCATCTTATTAGCTTCAGCTTTTATAATAAATCTATTAAGTTTTTCTATCTTTTCAGCTTCGCTATCACGTTCGTCTGGTTTTGTAGCAACATTTCGGTCACGAATAAATGCCAAAATAGGTATGCCCTTTGATTTTGCATAGTCATATTCCTTTTCAGTATAACTAATGCCTTCAGCAGTTTCAGAACCATATCTATGACCTATGATAATAACATAATAGTCACTTTGGTCTATTGTATCTTTTATAACTTGCCATTGGTCATCATCAGCAGCACTAAACATTTCCATTCCAATTGGAAAATGGTACATACTAAGAACAGTTTCAATAACCTTTTCTCTGGCTTTAACTAAATCGTTGTATGTCGAGCTAATAAATATTTGATATTTCTTTTCAGACACATTATCACCTTCAATCCGATGCTACTATTTCCTATGAACATATCATACTGCTATAAAAATCATATAATCACAATACCTTTTGCTATTTACACATATAGATAGTCTCCATTGGGGGTATGAGTAAACGAATATCCATACTCCCTAGATAATTTATTCCATATCGCCAGAACTTGTCTCTTATGCTCGTTAGTCCAATCTGGATAATTACTCGACAATATCATAAGTACATTTTGAAATTCCGTAATTATCTCTTGTCCTCTGTTTTCAGGACATAAACTGTTAATAAAAAACTCCTCCAGTTTTAACCCTATAACTATTCCGATTATTTTAGCATGTTGGATAAGTATAGTCCAAAATAAAAAGGCAGCATTAAATGCTAAATCATATAATGTTTGTTTGCCATCAAGAAAATCACTCTTTATGGTTTCGACATAATTAAACATTTGTGCCAAGTTTTCTTTGGTACTTTTTATTTCAAAATCTAGTGCTTTTTCACTCATCCATTTTGCTGAATGTATGCAAGCTGCAAGTTCACTAAATAAAATATCAATATTATAAAAAAATGCAGGCTCAATTATTTTACTTTCTTTTTCTTTTTGTGTGCATATAACGTACATAAAACATTAAGATAGTCAAAATATTTATTGTCAAATAATAGTTTAATTGAAATCGGTAAGTTATTCTTCAAACCTTTTATCCCCCCACCATACATCACGGTCCATGTCAATATCATCTGCAATTAAATGAATAAATCCCTTTTTATTTATATCAATTGGCATCGTGTGTTTATCTAATATGTTTGCAATACGCTCATACTGCAATTTACTTAATGCATTATGTACACTTTGCAAAAAGTCATCACTATTTTTATGAATATTATAGACTTGTAGTAAAATATCTTTATATTCCATATAACACAAATCAAGCATATGTCTAATGATTTTTTCATTACTACGTATACCTGACTTTTTTAACCATCTAATATATTGTTCAGCAGTAAAAAAACACTCTTTACTATAATCTATTCTTTTATCATCTATATTCTCAAGTCTCATTTTTTGGCAAAATAAGTTTTTTTCTAATTCCCTTTTTTCCATTGTGTTAGGTAGGCTATCGATTAATCCATCAATGAAGTCTTCCGCAAGTTCTTCTGCTGGGGCATCTGTAGAAGAAGCAATATCATGCAAAATTTTTCGTATCTCATTTGCATGAGAAGAAGCTTCACTATTATAGCTTATGGTTTCTATGTTATAACTTTTCTTTAAATATATAATCTGCTCATCACTTGGATTATTTAGTACAATATAATGCTTAGAATTAAAATATTCATTATGCTCTTTTATGATATTTTGAATAAATACATCATTAAAAGAGAAGCCCATAAATAAAAACGTTTTAGTTCCTGTAAAAAGTGAGAACAGGGTTTTATATTTATTATCACTATAAAGTTCTCGATATTTATCATTGCTTATAACAATGCTACTAGTATCTGAAATATTACCATGAAGATGAAATATCCTGACTTTATCTTTTTCAGTTAAAATTCTTTGAGTACTTTCATTTGATATCTGTCAAATTAACAGGAATAAGGTTCGATTTTATAAAATTATTAAGAATATGGTCATAGTTCGTTGTAATATAATTAGTAAAATTCATATTACCTAAATCCGCGTAATTATGTTCCGCGTTAGCAATACTTAAATTTATACTTTTATTCACTTTATCAACTATATACTCCTGGATGTCTTGTTCAGACCGTCCTAGGTATTTCTTGAAAATATCAACGGCTTCCCAATACTCATATTTATTTAAATGAAATTCAAGAAGCGTATTTAGTGGTAATTCTTCCTTACTGTTAATATCCATAGCTATTGCCATATCTCTAATAAGGCAACCCCAATCGGGAACACGAAATGCTACCGATAACCCTGCACCTATAAACGGTACTAGATTACCTTCATGATAAAGCTTTCTTAAACTATTAATATAAACTCTATTACTCATAAATTACTCCTCTAAGTTACCAGAATTATTTTTCTGAATTTTAATTCTGCTTATATTCAGGAAAGTCCTTCCATTTAAGGTCAAAATTCAACATTTTAACCATTGTTCACTTGATTGTTTTTCGGTGAATTATTGCTGCCATTTCTCTCATAAAAGGTGTAAAATACTTGGACCAGTATTTACCCCTTAGAAAGGTGGTCCACTATGGCACGAGCAAAAGGTGAGGGAACTATATCCCAACGCAAAGATGGGAGTTGGATAGCTCAGTATGATTTAG contains:
- a CDS encoding KAP family P-loop NTPase fold protein, with product MKKWFELKFIQLCRNLSALYKYLNVYQLIWGIGIIVVIAFAYIDRRVILSSEQIPKLSELMTNPIVFVWAIGLVGVVLLLFRLLSIKPFVLIDYFILLIPIGFLVYSAIAYFSGGYVGFKLNQLILAILFFSILFFLRWIIAKMKVAYFNKLKDLYTNSSTSLEMFKTDVPIKSTSEDELDRKEFSEAIAKAIIGYTDSNSLAIGITGEWGSGKSSVVNMSVEYINNYYKDKLIKPCVVEFNPWNFSDPNQLIEQFFKILSDAIKSSNTYLGSKNISDKLDAYSTLLGQVLTSTALTTPVVDFSKFIKNLGGLIANNHVNSLKETRSQLDKAIGEYSGKIIVIVDDIDRLTNIEVRQVFQLVKSIANFTNTIYVLSFDKKVVINSLCSEQGTGQQIDGEKYLEKIIQVDLDIPAVKLENVYFKLNDNLNGIFANSTIDQMRWMNIWYDGFKDFFFNIRDVNRYMNSLRFQFSLTKNQVNTIDLLAIIAIKVFDYTTYCIIRDNINLLAGIAKEDLQHKEEEQRRIRTIIDDAVKQSKYNILALLKRLFPKLESVYDNNFYGIGSLNEWFTENRICHPERFQLYFQLDISKDDISPFEIDSILQALHDEILFRKYINDLIEDGRILRFLEVFQNYTSLENKVPTSTINTVLTVLLDEGDKFPNSYSSDLIVTELKIARITYQLCKRFSNQLDRGQLFLSISDKVNNSLYPLIYDIYLYDQEHGRYGLKKNPEPEEYRTFSTQDLDLLEQKGLSKIREWSTSRRLEEHRQLRMLLHVWKTWANVWGRKEEVNQYLEEKIVEDSFLINFIGLYINTGRTQAGSNYGYTEIVYYDLADIKRLLNGNFDLFCKRVEKINRDVINEEQIKILNMFEDALKGKNLSPWGKFGDVSR
- a CDS encoding DUF4062 domain-containing protein; translation: MSEKKYQIFISSTYNDLVKAREKVIETVLSMYHFPIGMEMFSAADDDQWQVIKDTIDQSDYYVIIIGHRYGSETAEGISYTEKEYDYAKSKGIPILAFIRDRNVATKPDERDSEAEKIEKLNRFIIKAEANKMRDTWKNIDDLGGKVAVALTKTFGKKPGIGWVRADKAISPEMTNELTALSKENRDLREALDELKKQVGEKAPEIDVCFTKDDLTNVICKNLQLPLVEYPKPLNMDDVPSHLTKYVAQEDIDKYNNAEFPSQEEIDSYNQKITEYYIAKNNPTYFSIAISNHGKSKANEIFVDIILPQGVIVAEKEDVEDWEFPENIMPENPIEKGERKYKKEREKRLSGPSWLMLQQHSNITLPSYNLSNTSNKLLAMNINRDYSIDIQQNKVSIQLDTLMHTKTRTIGEFVLIPFQPGKFEVQVTIICEEYSEPQTYSLPITIVQNSNDDKQLEI
- a CDS encoding SIR2 family protein; the encoded protein is MSNESTQRILTEKDKVRIFHLHGNISDTSSIVISNDKYRELYSDNKYKTLFSLFTGTKTFLFMGFSFNDVFIQNIIKEHNEYFNSKHYIVLNNPSDEQIIYLKKSYNIETISYNSEASSHANEIRKILHDIASSTDAPAEELAEDFIDGLIDSLPNTMEKRELEKNLFCQKMRLENIDDKRIDYSKECFFTAEQYIRWLKKSGIRSNEKIIRHMLDLCYMEYKDILLQVYNIHKNSDDFLQSVHNALSKLQYERIANILDKHTMPIDINKKGFIHLIADDIDMDRDVWWGDKRFEE